The Pseudanabaena yagii GIHE-NHR1 genome segment TAGCCTATTCTAGTAATACTGAAGATTTAGACCTAGTTCTAGAAATTCTAATTGGCTCAGGTTTAGTTTCCCAAGACAGCAATAGTTATCAACTTGTCCATGACTATCTCGTTCCCTTTATTCGTGCTAATCAGGAATCAGGTTTACAAGCAGAGTTATTAAAAGTCCGATCTTCAGCACAGCGTAGTCAAAATAATTTTAATCGTCTGACTAAATTTGCATTGATTGGTACGGTGTTTGGATTATTTATTATGGCGGGACTAGCATTTCAAGCTAATCGTCAGCGTCAACTTGCCGAATTTGGGGAAATTGAAGCCTTGGTATCTTCGGCAAAATCTAGCTTTCTGCTCAATAATCAATTAGAAGCCTTAACGACGGTTGTGAAGGCGGCAAAGAAACTAAATACTACAAGTACAGGGAAAGAAAAGACAAGAATCACGCAGTTAAATCTAGAAGCTCTCCAAATGATTGTCTATAGTATGCGTGAGCGCTATCGGTTTAATCCTCAAAACATGGATGCGCCCTTTTATGTTGCGAAATTTAGTCATAATGGCAATGTTATGGCTTTTGGTAGCTATGATGGCAGTGTTTATCTCTTTCAAAATAATGGTAAGCCGATCTCGCGGCTAATTGGTCTGAATACCATTGAAATTCGTGGCTTAAGCTTTAGTCCAGACGATCGCCAAATTGCTTCGGTAGGACAGGGAAAGAGTGTCAGGATTTGGGATGTAGAGACTGGCAAATTAGTGAGCAAATTCTATGCTCATCAGGACGATATTTTTAAAGTCCATTTCCATCGTAATGGCAAGCTATTGCTGACAGCTAGTAAAGATGGTACGGCAAAGCTGTGGGATCGCGATCGCGGTATCGAATTGATCACTATGCGTCCGCAGGATCTGGGGAATAATGCTAATTCCAAAAAACGTCCTTCCGTTGCAATTCAAGATGCGAGCTTTAGCAATGATGGCAACTTGATTGTTATTGCCCAAAATAGAACGATTTCACTCTGGGACTTACAGGGAAATTTATTAGCTAGTGCGATCGCCCATGATAAAAAAATCCATAGTGTCAATTTTCATCCCGATGGCAAGCAGTTAATATCATCGGGTGGCGATGAAACTGTAAAACTATGGCAAATTGTGGAAAAGCCCATCGCCAAGCCTGTTGAGGAAAACATTACCGAAGAGAGTAATGATGGAGCTACCGAAACGAGTAGCATCACTAAAGAACCATCTGCTCAAAAGTCTATGAGCTATCAATTGCAAATGGTGCGAACTTTTAAAACTAATTCCACGGATATTTTGAGTGTCAAGTTTAGCCCTGATGGTGAACGAATCGCCCTTGGCGCTCAAGACAACTCGATTCAAATCTTCAATATCGAGGGGGCGATCGAAATGAAACTTGGTGGTCATAACAATGCCATTTTTGATGTCAATTTTAGTCCCAATGGTCGTTACCTCCTTTCAGCTAGTAAAGATCGCACGGTACGGCTCTGGGATCTCAAAGCAACCTTGCTCGATACCATTTATGGACATACCGATAATGTTTGGTCAGTAAACTTTAGTCCCAATGGCACAATGTTTGCATCAGGTAGTGTTGATAAAAGCGTTCGCCTCTGGGATGCCGATGGTAGTTTCCTCCAAGAATTCAAAGGACATGAAGATACGGTTTACGGAGTTAGCTTTAGTGCCGATGGGAAGAAATTGGTTTCAGCGAGTAATGACAAAACTGTGAGGATTTGGGATATTGACACAGGTAAGTCAGTAAATGTCCTCAATATTCATGGTTCAGGATTGGTCTATGCTACCTTTAGCCCTGACCAAAAACTCCTCGCGACCCTTGGGATAGATAGCAAAATTAAAATTTGGCAATGGGACAACACCAACAATCCCAAATTATTACAAGTACTCGATGGTCATCAGAAGGAAGTTTGGGCGATCGCCTTTAGCCCCGATAGCCAATCCCTAGCTTCAACGAGTAACGATCAAACGGTCAGAATTTGGAATGTGAAAACTGGACAAAATACTCACACGATGGAAGCGCATCTCAATGGTGGGCTAGCTGTTGCCTATAGTCCTGATGGTGAAATAATTGCTTCGGCGGGCAAAGATGGCAAATTGAAATTATGGAATGCCCATACAGGTGTTTTAGAAAAGGTGATTACGGTTAATGCTGATTCTTGGATCTTTGGTATTAACTTTAGTCCTAACGGTAGAGCGATCGCTACTGCTAATGCCGATAAAACCATTAAAATCATTGACCTATCGACGGGAGAGATTCTCAAAAATTTGGTGGGACATACTGCGGAGGTGAATGCGGTGAGCTTTAGTCCCAATGGTGAATATCTAGTATCAGCCAGTCGTGACAGTACACTCAAATTATGGAATGCGGAGACCTTGAGTTTTAATGAACTCGTCCAGAGAGGTTGTAGCCTATTAGAGAACTATCTCACTTACACACCAACATTGCCCCCAGAACAAAAACAGCTTTGTCAACAATAGAATATATAAAGGGGTAGCGCTTTGCGCTGCCTCTTTATATATTTCTTTTAGGAAAAAGTAATGCAAGACCAAGAAACAAGCTGGCAATCTTTAATCCTAGTTGTCATATTAGGAATTCTCGCGCTTATCAGTTTTAACTCCTTCGTGATTATTAACCCTGGTGAGGCAGGAGTATTGAGTATCTTGGGCAAAGCAAAGGATGGTGTGTTGTTAGAAGGTGTGCATTTCAAGCCGCCTGTAATTTCACAGGTCGATGTCTATGACTTGACCGTCCAGAAATTTGAAGTACCTGCCCAAAGTTCTACCAAGGATTTGCAACAGCTTACAGCTAGTTTTGCGATTAACTTTCGTCTTGATCCCATCGAAGTTGTCACAATTCGACGTACTCAAGGCACTTTGCAAAATATTGTCTCCAAAATCATCGCCCCACAGACCCAAGAATCTTTTAAAGTCGCTGCCGCTAGACGCACAGTAGAAGAGGCAATTACCAAGCGTGATGAACTGAAGTTAGATTTTGATGAAGCTCTCAGCCAGAGATTGAGCAAATACGGCATCATCGTATTAGATACTAGTGTTGTTGATTTGAACTTCTCCACGGAGTTCTCTAAGGCAGTAGAAGAAAAACAAATTGCCGAACAACGCGCTCAAAGGGCTGTATACATTGCCAGAGAAGCTGAACAAGAAGCAGAGGCAACAATTAACCGCGCTAAGGGTCAGGCAGAAGCTCAACGCTTATTACGGGAAACCTTGACTTCTGAGCTGTTGCAAAAACAGGCGATCGAGAAATGGGATGGCAAGTTTCCCCAAGTTTTAGGAGGAAATGGTGCAGTTCCCTTTCTAAATCTCGATATTACAAAATCACAAAAGTAATAACATCAAAGAAGAGACAGGTGGCGCAAGCGCCACCTGTCTCTCCTTTGAGTTATTAAATGCTATAAGAACGTCAGTTCTGGTTAAGCTGGCAAATTTTAAAAGTCCAAGAGTAAAAGCTTTTACTCTTGGACTTTTAGAGAGGGTTTGCTACGCAAACCCTCTCTAAAAGCCAGTTTCAAATTATTTAGTTGCTAATTGTGGAATATGGAAGCTCAATTGTAAAGCAGCTACCAACTCCTACTGTACTCGTTAGTCCGATCTTGCCATTGTGTAGCTCCACAATCCGTTTAGCTAAAGCTAGTCCTAAACCAGTTCCTTCATATTGACGATTTAAATTACTATCGATCTGGATAAAGGGTTGAAATAGCTTCTTCATGTTTTCTGGGGAAATGCCAATACCTGTATCTGCGATCGCAAAGAGAATACAACTGTTGGCTTCTTGATGCGAAACTTCTAAGGTGACTTTGCCGCCTTCTGGAGTGAATTTAACTGCATTATTCAGTAAGTTAATTAAGACCTGAAGGATGCGTCGTTCATCTACTAATAAATCAGGAATATTTTCCTCCACATTGCAATTAATTTGAATTTGTTTTTGGAGCGCCTGCTGATTCACAAATGTTAAACTGTTTTCACAAAGGTGCTGAATGGAAGTTAACTTGCAATCTAGCTGAATCTGTTCAGACTCTATTTTGGCTAGATCTAGAATGTCATTGATTAAATTGAGTAAATGGTTACTGCTACTCTCAATAGTTTGTAATGCCTTTAGTTGTGGCTCATTTAATGCACCAAAGATCTCCTCCTGCAATCCTTCATTCAATCCCCAAATAGCATTTAGGGGAGTCCGTAGCTCATGACTCATATTGGCTAAAAAACTATCTTTCAGGCGATGTGACTCAATCAAGTGATTATTAGTTAATTGTAGTTGTGTCAAAAGGTTATTTTGGCGTTTGACCATACTAAAAAAAGCATTTGACAAATGACTAATTTCATCGGTAGAGGGAATTGGATTTTCTTCTTCGGATAGAGCTATATCACAAACATCTAAGATTGGTTTTAAGCGCTGATTGAGAGAACGCACAAATAGAAAAATAGTAATAGCTAGGATGATACCGACCGAGAGAGTGGCACTAATTGAGATGAATAGCGCAGGTTTGATAATATCGTTATAGGAAACTGATTTGAGCATTATCCATTGACTGCTGGGCACTTTTTGATAAACCCAATATCTACTAGTTAAATCCGATCGCAAATATCCTTGAGTCTTGCCTTGACTTAATTCATGCTGAATATCCTGCCAAACTGGCTTAAAATTGTTAACTGAAGTAATATTCTCTAACTTCAAAGCTTTATTAGGATCGAGACTGTAGCTTAAGAAGGTTCCATCTTCAGTCACCAAGGCAGTATATTCATCGTCATCGTTGTTAGTTAAGCCAATGGACTTATTGCTACTGAGATCTCTGATATTAATGTCCCCATTCATCACGGCAATTAATTTACCATCGCGATCGCGAATGGGACCTGCAAAGGTCATTAAGGGAACAGGATAAACTTCATTAATGTAAGGTTTCGACCAAAAATAATTATTAGCCTTTACAGCATCTTGGTAGTATTGCAATTCAGGATACTTATCCACTTGCCAAAGCTCAACCAGACTATATTTAGGATCATTTGCTAACGGGGTTCCACGATTTGGTTGAGTTTCCTCGATATAAGAGCCAAACCACTGACGGTCTACTAAACCTTGTGGAAGTTGCATAATGCCAAAGCCTGTAATTAGCTTAGGACGGACAGACATCAATGATAAGACTAATTGGTCATAGGCTTTGGGCGATCGCTCTCCACTATTGTGTAGGAAGGTCGTTGTTGCGACTAAGCTCTTTAAAAAACTTTCACTGGTACGAATTTCTGCATCCAATTCTCGGATCGTAACATCTGTTTCGATGGTGAGATGGAGGAGTTTATCTTTCTCAAAGTTGCTATACAATAAAACCCCTAAGCTACCTAGGGCAAGGCAAAAAGGTGTCATCACTAATAAAAAGAAGCGAGTGCCAATAGAAGAAATGCCAAAACGCTCAAAAGCAAATAAGCGATCGCTTTTATTTGCAGGCTCTTGTAATTTCTGCATAGGATTCAGACTCATGAGATAGTGATGTTTTAGCAATTAACCTACTTTCGCCTAGCCAATATAGCGTTTTCCCGTTTAGTGAAATACGGGTTCATTTCCCTACCGAAGGCGAAGAAGCAAACCTCTTTACTTCGGCTTGAAAATCCGCTTATCCCCCATGATTTACTGGCAATAAACTTAAAAAAGGCGTAACAAGTTAATAACCAATTGTGGCAGATAATTACCGAGTGTCATAACTTTAGTTGCAGTATGAATAATACTAAATCCTGCTTAGCCTTTACAGTTTATTTATTTTTTTATAATTAACTTTTGTCATAACAAAACAGTGGCGCACGCTGCGCGTGCGCCACTGTTTTGTGGAAGCGCACCCCGAAGGGGTGCGCTTCCACAAAACCCAAAATCTACAAATAATTTAGGACTGCTATATCTAGAACAAAAGCCATTCTCTTCTTGAGCTTGGAAAGTGCTGTATGAGATAGTCGCAAAACGAAACCAATAAGATCGAGTTAGAGTAGAAAGACGTGCATTGTGCGCCATCTCCTCTCAATTTTTTACAGAGCTATGGATACGATTCGGCAAACCCAAGTAGATCCCCCATCA includes the following:
- a CDS encoding sensor histidine kinase, encoding MQKLQEPANKSDRLFAFERFGISSIGTRFFLLVMTPFCLALGSLGVLLYSNFEKDKLLHLTIETDVTIRELDAEIRTSESFLKSLVATTTFLHNSGERSPKAYDQLVLSLMSVRPKLITGFGIMQLPQGLVDRQWFGSYIEETQPNRGTPLANDPKYSLVELWQVDKYPELQYYQDAVKANNYFWSKPYINEVYPVPLMTFAGPIRDRDGKLIAVMNGDINIRDLSSNKSIGLTNNDDDEYTALVTEDGTFLSYSLDPNKALKLENITSVNNFKPVWQDIQHELSQGKTQGYLRSDLTSRYWVYQKVPSSQWIMLKSVSYNDIIKPALFISISATLSVGIILAITIFLFVRSLNQRLKPILDVCDIALSEEENPIPSTDEISHLSNAFFSMVKRQNNLLTQLQLTNNHLIESHRLKDSFLANMSHELRTPLNAIWGLNEGLQEEIFGALNEPQLKALQTIESSSNHLLNLINDILDLAKIESEQIQLDCKLTSIQHLCENSLTFVNQQALQKQIQINCNVEENIPDLLVDERRILQVLINLLNNAVKFTPEGGKVTLEVSHQEANSCILFAIADTGIGISPENMKKLFQPFIQIDSNLNRQYEGTGLGLALAKRIVELHNGKIGLTSTVGVGSCFTIELPYSTISN
- a CDS encoding prohibitin family protein, with the protein product MQDQETSWQSLILVVILGILALISFNSFVIINPGEAGVLSILGKAKDGVLLEGVHFKPPVISQVDVYDLTVQKFEVPAQSSTKDLQQLTASFAINFRLDPIEVVTIRRTQGTLQNIVSKIIAPQTQESFKVAAARRTVEEAITKRDELKLDFDEALSQRLSKYGIIVLDTSVVDLNFSTEFSKAVEEKQIAEQRAQRAVYIAREAEQEAEATINRAKGQAEAQRLLRETLTSELLQKQAIEKWDGKFPQVLGGNGAVPFLNLDITKSQK